The Lasioglossum baleicum chromosome 15, iyLasBale1, whole genome shotgun sequence genome has a segment encoding these proteins:
- the Loco gene encoding regulator of G protein signaling family member locomotion defects isoform X4, producing the protein MHQNRRKKKRVNYGVRTVEVLRGSKGFGFTISGQQPCILSCIVPGSPAENAGLRAGDYLVSVNGHNVSKVPHDDVVQLIGRSKGILRLQIAENYYSDSSDEEGVATVRCRPKYTHKPRTSNMGALQLQCRVAKVVRDLQSGVMFDTTERTSTELQNQENYNSIQYRWDMSSPLPPPPPPTSHKRDSEKIVHRTVVGYLGTIDIPNQLHPSCMMQVLKKCIKRLKAEKRNPTTVLLTIHVANIKLTNSENHVIAEYPSYRIIFCNSFSDQDKQYFGILTKSVKDKENIVSNSCHVFTIYYKLIDHAVHSSACNIFGFTCTKTSELNVCQEFPDSCNSLIGAIQTLYISDPTSADANSYNEIRRHQDASSPQPSNISTSTAHSSNSDSGIGFKDDCTSRLDKNNVQDVVRRRCYPTSEYKDACAHPPKTYGNAAIDFRLTVRAVSNACQTERNETDACKNNSKLSHESVVFDDFCNGISVCTASVKDHEAHPDLQKESKRGNMPTCPLPSASTVKQGLVSSSVGSLASVCTAAMLHGIEDRVDPSDNPIFTSNALLTFTQLTESTDTDNRDKFSPKVFSGISKSLVHSFEDLKASMDYTRPLCQSYSDKSDNSRPWGSLQEIRNIGSCVQDTCLHGSTELCDKNTDYKGIHAWANGFEKLLEDPKGLQTFAEFLKKEFSHENIYFWAACERYKDTRDVVTRRKLASQIYERHLSNTASEPVNVDSHATGQITVDLLGEAPADLFLQAQKQVFNLMKFDSYPRFLRSDLYRRCMEAGCSVVGIEDCDLSLTNSPSVKLKKSHSDAEDRCRKSILPWNRKNRSKSKDRGETEYSKTPSRSETIYKSFTTMKRETEGNNNDDSISISSSRSSLASWDLALRQSFHKHSLSSYEGQSNELKEVRTKCTGLCRVILPDGSTTVVPTSQTESIKDVVTRLLDKRALRYSNYDVLILATDETIEAKCPSSVLAGQEVEVVPTKILKVDLPSRRVITVIAHKGRTLKEVLKPLLNKYGFNLNTINVWSDNHCVSMDMPAIDAPPRLTLTNVKGEDSRHELHTVKYTHDVPFAQPTLDEITNRVFEELLVGKGASKYQYNEGSCKSDDQRSEGSSILPSKFFLRDSTMHGKKKGKSKCSTSEKGNANDYTSEETVKSHPPLIAKWRNGVKLQLPGKFDGEDLYEGLKRAQRSRLEDQRGTEINFELPDFLKNKENGKPADRCNKVRRHRIICASSSEANSKFYGSMTERESCEGQNQETIVASSRNGNVKEEISVSTTGKETRSKSEDGSMALGTTTITDGDRLVVENGSASRTAVLNTFDVRTSSSMKSPKPPPLPPKPKNLVPNASKSGYVLSSKSLPKPTRTVPLGSTELSRKNMF; encoded by the exons ATGCATCAAAACCGAAGGAAGAAAAAGCGTGTGAATTATGGCGTAAGGACAGTAGAAGTGTTGCGGGGCTCGAAGGGGTTCGGTTTCACGATCTCGGGACAGCAACCTTGTATTTTGAGTTGCATCGTTCCAGGAAGTCCAGCTGAAAATGCAGGATTACGAGCTGGCGATTATTTGGTATCGGTGAATGGCCACAATGTCAGTAAAGTGCCTCACGATGATGTTGTACAGCTTATCGGTCGTTCTAAAGGTATCCTAAGGTTACAAATTGCTGAAAATTATTATTCTGATTCTTCGGACGAAGAAGGTGTTGCAACGGTACGCTGTAGGCCTAAATATACGCACAAACCACGTACCAGTAACATGGGAGCACTGCAATTGCAATGTAGAGTTGCCAAAGTTGTCAGAGATCTACAAAGCGGCGTTATGTTCGATACGACAGAGAGAACGTCGACTGAGTTACAGAATCAAGAAAATTATAACAGTATACAGTATCGTTGGGATATGTCTAGTCCtcttccaccgccgccgccgcctacTTCGCATAAAAGGGACTCTGAGAAAATAGTACATAGAACGGTAGTTGGTTACCTAGGAACAATAGATATTCCGAACCAGTTGCATCCTTCGTGTATGATGCAG GTCCTAAAGAAATGCATCAAGCGCTTGAAAGCAGAGAAAAGAAATCCAACTACGGTGCTCTTGACTATACACGTGGCGAACATAAAGCTTACCAATTCAGAGAATCACGTTATAGCAGAGTATCCATCTTATAGaatcatattttgcaactcttTTTCCGACCAAGATAAACAGTATTTTGGTATACTGACCAAATCCGTTAAggataaagaaaatattgtctCCAATTCGTGTCATGTCTTCACAATCTATTATAAACTGATAGATCACGCTGTACATTCCAGCGCGTGTAATATATTCGGCTTCACGTGTACTAAAACATCTGAGTTGAACGTTTGTCAAGAATTTCCTGACAGTTGCAATAGTCTCATCGGCGCAATACAAACTTTATATATATCTGATCCCACGAGCGCGGATGCAAACTCGTACAATGAAATACGCAGGCATCAAGACGCTTCCTCTCCGCAGCCGAGTAACATAAGCACTTCTACGGCGCACTCGAGTAACAGCGATTCAGGAATTGGATTCAAAGACGATTGCACTAGCCGTTTGGATAAGAATAACGTGCAGGATGTTGTCCGAAGAAGGTGCTACCCTACTTCAGAGTACAAG GATGCGTGTGCACATCCGCCGAAAACGTACGGCAACGCGGCCATTGACTTTCGATTGACTGTTCGAGCTGTATCCAACGCATGCCAAACTGAGAGAAACGAAACGGACGCGTGTAAAAATAATTCGAAGTTGTCTCACGAGAGTGTCGTCTTTGACGATTTTTGCAATGGAATAAGTGTGTGCACGGCATCGGTAAAGGATCACGAGGCACACCCCGACTTACAAAAGGAATCGAAGAGGGGGAATATGCCCACCTGCCCATTACCATCTGCTTCTACTGTGAAGCAGGGGTTGGTTAGTTCGTCCGTTGGTTCGCTTGCATCCGTTTGTACCGCCGCGATGCTGCATGGCATCGAAGATCGTGTTGATCCGTCCGACAATCCTATATTCACATCGAACGCGTTGCTTACATTCACGCAATTAACCGAATCGACAGATACAGATAATCGGGATAAATTCAGTCCAAAAGTATTCTCCGGTATCTCGAAATCATTAGTGCATAGTTTCGAAGATCTGAAAGCAAGCATGGATTATACTCGACCGCTGTGCCAAAGTTATTCGGATAAATCGGATAATTCAAGACCGTGGGGAAGCTTGCAAGAGATTCGGAACATCGGGAGCTGCGTGCAGGATACCTGTTTG CACGGTAGCACAGAGCTGTGCGACAAAAACACTGATTACAAAGGTATACACGCGTGGGCTAATGGTTTCGAGAAATTATTGGAAGATCCGAAAGGATTGCAAACATTTGCT GAATTTCTAAAGAAGGAGTTCAGTCATGAAAACATTTACTTCTGGGCTGCGTGCGAGAGATACAAAGACACTAGGGATGTTGTCACGCGGCGCAAGTTGGCCAGTCAAATCTACGAACGTCATTTGTCAAACACAGCATCGGAACCTGTAAACGTCGATAGCCATGCCACAGGACAAATAACTGTAGATCTTCTCGGCGAAGCCCCTGCTGATTTATTTTTGCAG GCGCAAAAGCAAGTCTTCAATCTGATGAAATTCGATAGTTATCCAAGGTTTTTGAGGTCGGATCTGTACCGTCGTTGTATGGAAGCAGGATGTTCCGTAGTTGGCATAGAGGACTGTGATTTAAGTCTCACTAATTCGCCTAGCGTGAAACTGAAAAAGAGCCACTCGGATGCAGAAGATCGTTGTAGAAAGTCTATTCTTCCATGGAATAGAAAAAACAG ATCGAAATCAAAAGATCGTGGGGAGACTGAATACAGTAAAACCCCTAGCAGAAGCGAAACCATTTATAAGAGCTTCACGACTATGAAGAGAGAAACTGAAGGTAATAACAACGACGACAGTATTTCTATATCTAGTAGCAGGTCCTCGTTAGCGTCCTGGGATTTGGCGTTGAGACAATCGTTTCACAAACAT TCTTTATCGTCCTACGAAGGACAGTCGAACGAATTGAAAGAGGTTCGTACCAAATGTACCGGGTTGTGTCGGGTAATATTACCCGACGGATCGACTACGGTTGTGCCAACTAGCCAAACGGAGAGTATTAAAGATGTGGTTACACGCCTCCTTGATAAAAGAGCTCTTCGATACTCTAACTATGATGTTCTAATCCTAGCCACAGACGAG ACAATAGAAGCAAAATGTCCGTCATCCGTACTGGCCGGCCAAGAAGTGGAGGTTGTACCAACGAAAATATTGAAAGTAGATTTACCTTCGCGACGCGTGATAACTGTGATTGCGCACAAAGGTAGAACACTGAAGGAAGTGTTAAAACCGCTTTTAAATAAATACGGTTTTAATTTAAATACGATCAACGTATGGAGCGATAATCACTGTGTTTCCATGGACATGCCAGCTATCGATGCTCCGCCTAGATTGACGCTGACGAATGTCAAAGGTGAAG ATTCTCGGCACGAGTTGCACACGGTGAAATATACACACGATGTGCCGTTCGCTCAACCGACGTTGGATGAAATCACCAACAGAGTCTTCGAAGAACTATTGGTTGGGAAAGGTGCGAGCAAGTATCAGTACAATGAAGGCTCGTGCAAG TCGGACGATCAACGCTCCGAGGGCTCCTCGATCTTACCTAGTAAATTTTTTCTTCGCGATTCTACGATGCACGGAAAGAAGAAG GGAAAGTCCAAGTGTAGCACGAGTGAGAAAGGAAACGCAAACGATTACACATCCGAAGAAACTGTCAAGTCCCATCCTCCTTTGATAGCGAAGTGGCGGAACGGCGTTAAATTACAATTGCCGGGAAAATTTGACGGCGAAG ATCTGTACGAAGGTTTGAAACGAGCTCAGAGATCCAGATTGGAAGATCAAAGAGGAACGGAGATCAATTTTGAGTTGCCAGACTTTTTAAAG AACAAGGAAAATGGTAAGCCGGCGGATCGCTGCAACAAGGTTCGCAGACATAGGATAATTTGTGCCAGTTCCTCCGAAGCGAATTCCAAGTTTTATGGGTCGATGACCGAACGGGAAAGTTGCGAAGGACAGAATCAAGAAACGATAGTAGCATCCTCGAGAAACGGAAATGTTAAGGAAGAAATCTCTGTATCCACAACTGGAAAAGAAACACGAAGTAAGTCCGAGGACGGTTCGATGGCATTGGGTACAACGACCATAACGGATGGGGATCGGCTCGTTGTAGAAAACGGATCTGCCTCTAGGACAGCCGTCTTGAATACTTTCGACGTGCGAACTTCGTCAAGTATGAAATCACCGaaacctcctcctcttcctccgaAACCGAAAAATCTTGTTCCAAATGCTAGTAAATCTGGGTATGTCTTGTCCTCGAAATCTTTACCAAAGCCTACTCGAACAGTTCCCCTTGGCTCGACCGAATTAAGtcggaaaaatatgttttaa
- the Loco gene encoding regulator of G protein signaling family member locomotion defects isoform X6 has translation MHQNRRKKKRVNYGVRTVEVLRGSKGFGFTISGQQPCILSCIVPGSPAENAGLRAGDYLVSVNGHNVSKVPHDDVVQLIGRSKGILRLQIAENYYSDSSDEEGVATVRCRPKYTHKPRTSNMGALQLQCRVAKVVRDLQSGVMFDTTERTSTELQNQENYNSIQYRWDMSSPLPPPPPPTSHKRDSEKIVHRTVVGYLGTIDIPNQLHPSCMMQVLKKCIKRLKAEKRNPTTVLLTIHVANIKLTNSENHVIAEYPSYRIIFCNSFSDQDKQYFGILTKSVKDKENIVSNSCHVFTIYYKLIDHAVHSSACNIFGFTCTKTSELNVCQEFPDSCNSLIGAIQTLYISDPTSADANSYNEIRRHQDASSPQPSNISTSTAHSSNSDSGIGFKDDCTSRLDKNNVQDVVRRRCYPTSEYKDACAHPPKTYGNAAIDFRLTVRAVSNACQTERNETDACKNNSKLSHESVVFDDFCNGISVCTASVKDHEAHPDLQKESKRGNMPTCPLPSASTVKQGLVSSSVGSLASVCTAAMLHGIEDRVDPSDNPIFTSNALLTFTQLTESTDTDNRDKFSPKVFSGISKSLVHSFEDLKASMDYTRPLCQSYSDKSDNSRPWGSLQEIRNIGSCVQDTCLHGSTELCDKNTDYKGIHAWANGFEKLLEDPKGLQTFAEFLKKEFSHENIYFWAACERYKDTRDVVTRRKLASQIYERHLSNTASEPVNVDSHATGQITVDLLGEAPADLFLQAQKQVFNLMKFDSYPRFLRSDLYRRCMEAGCSVVGIEDCDLSLTNSPSVKLKKSHSDAEDRCRKSILPWNRKNRSKSKDRGETEYSKTPSRSETIYKSFTTMKRETEGNNNDDSISISSSRSSLASWDLALRQSFHKHSLSSYEGQSNELKEVRTKCTGLCRVILPDGSTTVVPTSQTESIKDVVTRLLDKRALRYSNYDVLILATDETIEAKCPSSVLAGQEVEVVPTKILKVDLPSRRVITVIAHKGRTLKEVLKPLLNKYGFNLNTINVWSDNHCVSMDMPAIDAPPRLTLTNVKGEDSRHELHTVKYTHDVPFAQPTLDEITNRVFEELLVGKGASKYQYNEGSCKVMEQSDDQRSEGSSILPSKFFLRDSTMHGKKKGKSKCSTSEKGNANDYTSEETVKSHPPLIAKWRNGVKLQLPGKFDGEDLYEGLKRAQRSRLEDQRGTEINFELPDFLKL, from the exons ATGCATCAAAACCGAAGGAAGAAAAAGCGTGTGAATTATGGCGTAAGGACAGTAGAAGTGTTGCGGGGCTCGAAGGGGTTCGGTTTCACGATCTCGGGACAGCAACCTTGTATTTTGAGTTGCATCGTTCCAGGAAGTCCAGCTGAAAATGCAGGATTACGAGCTGGCGATTATTTGGTATCGGTGAATGGCCACAATGTCAGTAAAGTGCCTCACGATGATGTTGTACAGCTTATCGGTCGTTCTAAAGGTATCCTAAGGTTACAAATTGCTGAAAATTATTATTCTGATTCTTCGGACGAAGAAGGTGTTGCAACGGTACGCTGTAGGCCTAAATATACGCACAAACCACGTACCAGTAACATGGGAGCACTGCAATTGCAATGTAGAGTTGCCAAAGTTGTCAGAGATCTACAAAGCGGCGTTATGTTCGATACGACAGAGAGAACGTCGACTGAGTTACAGAATCAAGAAAATTATAACAGTATACAGTATCGTTGGGATATGTCTAGTCCtcttccaccgccgccgccgcctacTTCGCATAAAAGGGACTCTGAGAAAATAGTACATAGAACGGTAGTTGGTTACCTAGGAACAATAGATATTCCGAACCAGTTGCATCCTTCGTGTATGATGCAG GTCCTAAAGAAATGCATCAAGCGCTTGAAAGCAGAGAAAAGAAATCCAACTACGGTGCTCTTGACTATACACGTGGCGAACATAAAGCTTACCAATTCAGAGAATCACGTTATAGCAGAGTATCCATCTTATAGaatcatattttgcaactcttTTTCCGACCAAGATAAACAGTATTTTGGTATACTGACCAAATCCGTTAAggataaagaaaatattgtctCCAATTCGTGTCATGTCTTCACAATCTATTATAAACTGATAGATCACGCTGTACATTCCAGCGCGTGTAATATATTCGGCTTCACGTGTACTAAAACATCTGAGTTGAACGTTTGTCAAGAATTTCCTGACAGTTGCAATAGTCTCATCGGCGCAATACAAACTTTATATATATCTGATCCCACGAGCGCGGATGCAAACTCGTACAATGAAATACGCAGGCATCAAGACGCTTCCTCTCCGCAGCCGAGTAACATAAGCACTTCTACGGCGCACTCGAGTAACAGCGATTCAGGAATTGGATTCAAAGACGATTGCACTAGCCGTTTGGATAAGAATAACGTGCAGGATGTTGTCCGAAGAAGGTGCTACCCTACTTCAGAGTACAAG GATGCGTGTGCACATCCGCCGAAAACGTACGGCAACGCGGCCATTGACTTTCGATTGACTGTTCGAGCTGTATCCAACGCATGCCAAACTGAGAGAAACGAAACGGACGCGTGTAAAAATAATTCGAAGTTGTCTCACGAGAGTGTCGTCTTTGACGATTTTTGCAATGGAATAAGTGTGTGCACGGCATCGGTAAAGGATCACGAGGCACACCCCGACTTACAAAAGGAATCGAAGAGGGGGAATATGCCCACCTGCCCATTACCATCTGCTTCTACTGTGAAGCAGGGGTTGGTTAGTTCGTCCGTTGGTTCGCTTGCATCCGTTTGTACCGCCGCGATGCTGCATGGCATCGAAGATCGTGTTGATCCGTCCGACAATCCTATATTCACATCGAACGCGTTGCTTACATTCACGCAATTAACCGAATCGACAGATACAGATAATCGGGATAAATTCAGTCCAAAAGTATTCTCCGGTATCTCGAAATCATTAGTGCATAGTTTCGAAGATCTGAAAGCAAGCATGGATTATACTCGACCGCTGTGCCAAAGTTATTCGGATAAATCGGATAATTCAAGACCGTGGGGAAGCTTGCAAGAGATTCGGAACATCGGGAGCTGCGTGCAGGATACCTGTTTG CACGGTAGCACAGAGCTGTGCGACAAAAACACTGATTACAAAGGTATACACGCGTGGGCTAATGGTTTCGAGAAATTATTGGAAGATCCGAAAGGATTGCAAACATTTGCT GAATTTCTAAAGAAGGAGTTCAGTCATGAAAACATTTACTTCTGGGCTGCGTGCGAGAGATACAAAGACACTAGGGATGTTGTCACGCGGCGCAAGTTGGCCAGTCAAATCTACGAACGTCATTTGTCAAACACAGCATCGGAACCTGTAAACGTCGATAGCCATGCCACAGGACAAATAACTGTAGATCTTCTCGGCGAAGCCCCTGCTGATTTATTTTTGCAG GCGCAAAAGCAAGTCTTCAATCTGATGAAATTCGATAGTTATCCAAGGTTTTTGAGGTCGGATCTGTACCGTCGTTGTATGGAAGCAGGATGTTCCGTAGTTGGCATAGAGGACTGTGATTTAAGTCTCACTAATTCGCCTAGCGTGAAACTGAAAAAGAGCCACTCGGATGCAGAAGATCGTTGTAGAAAGTCTATTCTTCCATGGAATAGAAAAAACAG ATCGAAATCAAAAGATCGTGGGGAGACTGAATACAGTAAAACCCCTAGCAGAAGCGAAACCATTTATAAGAGCTTCACGACTATGAAGAGAGAAACTGAAGGTAATAACAACGACGACAGTATTTCTATATCTAGTAGCAGGTCCTCGTTAGCGTCCTGGGATTTGGCGTTGAGACAATCGTTTCACAAACAT TCTTTATCGTCCTACGAAGGACAGTCGAACGAATTGAAAGAGGTTCGTACCAAATGTACCGGGTTGTGTCGGGTAATATTACCCGACGGATCGACTACGGTTGTGCCAACTAGCCAAACGGAGAGTATTAAAGATGTGGTTACACGCCTCCTTGATAAAAGAGCTCTTCGATACTCTAACTATGATGTTCTAATCCTAGCCACAGACGAG ACAATAGAAGCAAAATGTCCGTCATCCGTACTGGCCGGCCAAGAAGTGGAGGTTGTACCAACGAAAATATTGAAAGTAGATTTACCTTCGCGACGCGTGATAACTGTGATTGCGCACAAAGGTAGAACACTGAAGGAAGTGTTAAAACCGCTTTTAAATAAATACGGTTTTAATTTAAATACGATCAACGTATGGAGCGATAATCACTGTGTTTCCATGGACATGCCAGCTATCGATGCTCCGCCTAGATTGACGCTGACGAATGTCAAAGGTGAAG ATTCTCGGCACGAGTTGCACACGGTGAAATATACACACGATGTGCCGTTCGCTCAACCGACGTTGGATGAAATCACCAACAGAGTCTTCGAAGAACTATTGGTTGGGAAAGGTGCGAGCAAGTATCAGTACAATGAAGGCTCGTGCAAGGTAATGGAA CAGTCGGACGATCAACGCTCCGAGGGCTCCTCGATCTTACCTAGTAAATTTTTTCTTCGCGATTCTACGATGCACGGAAAGAAGAAG GGAAAGTCCAAGTGTAGCACGAGTGAGAAAGGAAACGCAAACGATTACACATCCGAAGAAACTGTCAAGTCCCATCCTCCTTTGATAGCGAAGTGGCGGAACGGCGTTAAATTACAATTGCCGGGAAAATTTGACGGCGAAG ATCTGTACGAAGGTTTGAAACGAGCTCAGAGATCCAGATTGGAAGATCAAAGAGGAACGGAGATCAATTTTGAGTTGCCAGACTTTTTAAAG CTATGA